DNA sequence from the Candidatus Zixiibacteriota bacterium genome:
GGGAAGTCAAGAACTTATACAGACTTGACAGCTTTATGTGCAATTTGATTATACTGCCGGATTAAATCTTTCAATCAATGAACCAACCGCTTCGGCAAATCCCGATGGTCCTGTTCCGTTTGTTATGGTCAAGCCATCGAATACGATTTCTGCGGCATACGAGCTGTTTGCTTGTCTAACTAAAAAAGGATAATCAACCTGCTTAAGCATTTCCAGATCGTTATAGGCATCGCCCAAGGCTGCGAATTTCATTTGTGGATTGACCTGAAAATAAATATTTTTCAGCAATACCACAGTATGGCCTTTATCGAAATTACCCATAATATGATGCAGCTGCCCGCCAGTCGTATACCTATATCCCCGCTTGTTGATTTCATCTCTTAATACGACTATAAAATCAGGCGGCGGATTATCTAATATGAACGGTTCATCAAAATCTCTTTGTTTAGCTAATTTGGCCCGATGCAAATCCAAGCCGGTGCACTTTGCCGCTTCTTCATCAGACATCTCAAAAAAGCATTTTGCCTTAACGCCGGTCTCGGCGGCAATATCAAACAAAGCTTTGCGCATTTCATCTATTGATACATCAGCACCCCAGCGCCAGTATTTATCATCTCTCGAAAATCCTTTAAGGTCGGGAAATTGTTCAACCGGTATATATAAACCACCGCCATTTTCCGATATAAACGGCGATTCATTATGCAGTTCTTTTCTAATCGATTCGATCTCTGCTTTGCTTTTTCCCGAAACAAATACTACTGGTATTTTAAGCCTGTTGCATTCATCCAAATGCTTAAGCGCCGGACCGGGTTGGAAAGAATTTCTATCCAGCAAAGTGCCGTCTAAATCGGTTAATATTACTAAATTATTAGTCATGCTATAAATGCCGCATTCTAATTAATCCATTGCTAA
Encoded proteins:
- a CDS encoding HAD-IIB family hydrolase, producing the protein MTNNLVILTDLDGTLLDRNSFQPGPALKHLDECNRLKIPVVFVSGKSKAEIESIRKELHNESPFISENGGGLYIPVEQFPDLKGFSRDDKYWRWGADVSIDEMRKALFDIAAETGVKAKCFFEMSDEEAAKCTGLDLHRAKLAKQRDFDEPFILDNPPPDFIVVLRDEINKRGYRYTTGGQLHHIMGNFDKGHTVVLLKNIYFQVNPQMKFAALGDAYNDLEMLKQVDYPFLVRQANSSYAAEIVFDGLTITNGTGPSGFAEAVGSLIERFNPAV